The following are encoded in a window of Chiloscyllium plagiosum isolate BGI_BamShark_2017 chromosome 11, ASM401019v2, whole genome shotgun sequence genomic DNA:
- the gclm gene encoding glutamate--cysteine ligase regulatory subunit isoform X2 — MSGCGMQMEGGKQLFAQASAVSIHTGNIVNWSRLKKKCPTSPSEELQDCIRETLEKWCSQVSPELLKEPPATLECTITQDVDSISPEEREEVKVSAKLFLSDPDSSGIKDAVKKACSALAVSQLDSVIIAPPPLEDGTSLSLSHLQPYWEELETLVQSQSIVAIGTSDLDKVLLEQLYQWAQVKPSSNQVNLASCCVMPPELTAFAKEYDIQLLTHSDPKELIPMLSFQEAVIASIQDNLAYEWITKWVLRYSVIVKSRGIIKSKGYLVYAKRIRY; from the exons ATGTCGGGCTGTGGAATGCAGATGGAGGGCGGCAAGCAGCTATTCGCTCAGGCCTCAGCTGTCTCCATTCACACCGGCAACATCGTCAACTGGAGCCGGCTAAAGAAGAAATGTCCAACCTCGCCGAGCGAGGAG TTACAGGATTGTATTCGGGAGACTCTGGAGAAATGGTGCTCTCAGGTCAGCCCCGAGCTGCTAAAG GAACCACCTGCTACTCTAGAATGTACCATAACTCAGGATGTGGACTCGATAAGTCCGGAGGAAAGAGAGGAAGTAAAAGTGTCAG CAAAGCTTTTTCTCAGTGACCCTGACTCCTCGGGCATCAAGGATGCTGTGAAAAAAG CTTGTTCGGCACTTGCAGTTTCACAGCTGGACTCTGTGATTATTGCTCCACCTCCACTTGAAGATGGCACtagcctttctctctctcacctgcaGCCATATTGGGAGGAACTGGAAACTCTTGTTCAAAGTCAAAGCATTGTAGCAATTGGTACATCTGATTTGGATAAAGTACTTTTAGAGCAACTCTATCAGTGGGCTCAG GTAAAACCTAGCAGCAACCAGGTAAATTTAGCTTCCTGTTGTGTGATGCCACCAGAGCTTACTGCCTTTGCTAAAGAATATGACATACAGTTACTGACTCACAGTGACCCTAAAG AACTGATACCCATGTTAAGTTTCCAAGAAGCTGTGATAGCCAGCATTCAAGACAATCTGGCGTATGAATGGATAACAAAGTGGGTTCTGCGCTATTCAGTAATTGTTAAAAGCAGAGGAATTATTAAATCAAAGGGCTACCTGGTATACGCGAAAAGAATTCGATATTAG
- the gclm gene encoding glutamate--cysteine ligase regulatory subunit isoform X1, whose amino-acid sequence MSGCGMQMEGGKQLFAQASAVSIHTGNIVNWSRLKKKCPTSPSEELQDCIRETLEKWCSQVSPELLKEPPATLECTITQDVDSISPEEREEVKVSVSLSQYFLYAAKLFLSDPDSSGIKDAVKKACSALAVSQLDSVIIAPPPLEDGTSLSLSHLQPYWEELETLVQSQSIVAIGTSDLDKVLLEQLYQWAQVKPSSNQVNLASCCVMPPELTAFAKEYDIQLLTHSDPKELIPMLSFQEAVIASIQDNLAYEWITKWVLRYSVIVKSRGIIKSKGYLVYAKRIRY is encoded by the exons ATGTCGGGCTGTGGAATGCAGATGGAGGGCGGCAAGCAGCTATTCGCTCAGGCCTCAGCTGTCTCCATTCACACCGGCAACATCGTCAACTGGAGCCGGCTAAAGAAGAAATGTCCAACCTCGCCGAGCGAGGAG TTACAGGATTGTATTCGGGAGACTCTGGAGAAATGGTGCTCTCAGGTCAGCCCCGAGCTGCTAAAG GAACCACCTGCTACTCTAGAATGTACCATAACTCAGGATGTGGACTCGATAAGTCCGGAGGAAAGAGAGGAAGTAAAAGTGTCAG TCAGTCTCTCTCAATATTTTCTATATGCAGCAAAGCTTTTTCTCAGTGACCCTGACTCCTCGGGCATCAAGGATGCTGTGAAAAAAG CTTGTTCGGCACTTGCAGTTTCACAGCTGGACTCTGTGATTATTGCTCCACCTCCACTTGAAGATGGCACtagcctttctctctctcacctgcaGCCATATTGGGAGGAACTGGAAACTCTTGTTCAAAGTCAAAGCATTGTAGCAATTGGTACATCTGATTTGGATAAAGTACTTTTAGAGCAACTCTATCAGTGGGCTCAG GTAAAACCTAGCAGCAACCAGGTAAATTTAGCTTCCTGTTGTGTGATGCCACCAGAGCTTACTGCCTTTGCTAAAGAATATGACATACAGTTACTGACTCACAGTGACCCTAAAG AACTGATACCCATGTTAAGTTTCCAAGAAGCTGTGATAGCCAGCATTCAAGACAATCTGGCGTATGAATGGATAACAAAGTGGGTTCTGCGCTATTCAGTAATTGTTAAAAGCAGAGGAATTATTAAATCAAAGGGCTACCTGGTATACGCGAAAAGAATTCGATATTAG